Genomic segment of Engystomops pustulosus chromosome 8, aEngPut4.maternal, whole genome shotgun sequence:
gggataatacacacagtgatgtcacagtacagggattatacacacagtgatgtcactgtacagggataatacacacagcgatgtcacagtacagggataatgcacacagtgatgtcacagtacagggataatacacacagtgatgtcacagtacagggataatgcacacagtgatgtcacagtacagggataatacacacagaggtgtcacagtacagggataatgcacacagtgatgtcacagtacagggataatacacgcagaggtgtcacagtacagggataatgcacacagttatgtcacagtacagggataatacacacagtgatgtcacaatacagagatcatacacacagtgatgtcacagtacagggataatacacacagtgatgtcacagtacagggataatgcacacagtgatgtcacagtacagtgataatacacacagtgatgtcacagtacagggataatacacacagtgatgtcacagtacagggataatacacacagtgatgtcacagtacagtgataatacacacagtgatgtcacagtaaaggtataatacacacagtgatgtcacagtacagggataatacacacagagatgtcacagtacagggataatacacacagtgatgtcacagtacagggataatacacacagtgatgtcagagtacagggataatacacacagaggtgtcacagtacagggataatacacacagtgatgtcacagcacagggataatacatacagtgatgtcacagtacagggataatacacacagtgatgtcacagtacagagataatatacacacagtgatgtcacagtacatggataacacacacagtaatgtcacagtacagagataatatacacacagtgatgtcacagtacagggataatacacacagtaatgtcacagtacagggataatacacagtgatgtcacagtacagagataatacacacagaggtttcaaagaacagggataatacacacagtgatgtcacagtacagggataatacacacagtgatgtcacagtatagggataatacacacagtgatgtcacagtacagggatcatacaaacagtgatgtcacagtacagggataatacacacagtgatgtcacagtacagggataatacacacagtaatgtcacagtacagggataatacacacagtgatgtcacagtacagggataatacacacagagatgtcacagtacagggataatacacacagtgatgtcacagtagaaggataatgcacacagtgatgtcacagtacagagataatacacacagtgatgtcacagtacagagataatacacacattgatgtcacagtacaaggataatgcacacagtgatgtcacagtacagagataatacacacagtgatgtcacagtactgagataatacacaaagtgatgtcacagtacagggataatgcacacagtgatctcacagtataaggataatacacaaagtgatgtcacagtacagggataatgcacacagtgacgtcacagtacagggataatgcacacagtgatgtcacagtacagggattatatacacagtgatgtcacagtacagagataatacacacagggatgtcacagtacaagaatatTGCACacagttgcaacatcccccaccggggcctagcccttgaggtgaggcctggagacagccggggcccgcggtaccggagtggctggcggttgcggcctaagcacgctattgtcacggtgcttggtacgggggaaccggagggctgtcctacagcctggcaggtctccagcagggtggtgttggcaagaaatgatgagggagaggctgctatagcggatctccctggggcaaccccttaatgtcccgagtgtgagtctctgggtgatggacagggtgccggtgatgaaggcagccgtattagcagggaccagacggagacagaagttgaagaaaacaacttacagttctttatttgaaccgcaggaaccgcagcaaacgtgcctttaacaggtaggtagggtgctgagatgtgagttggagggagcctcaggagatagttcaccagcctggatgtagagggcaggctgggaggcagctgtgtcctggtaggaagcttcagcttgtcctgtagggcttcaggtatcacctttaaaggtaagatggtaccccttttcctcactacactaactctagtctgatgctccactcttcagaggcaggggctaggctcttcctgctctggtatgggctagacagagattactcactcactctaggattctcctacacttgaatctctctgaaaagatctctggaaagactccctcagaatcctccagaacattcctggccagaggttttattacctccctttggtcaggtggtggctgctcctccaatcacatctcagcttacagagcacaggatgtaacacatatcattggacaacagcatcttgcatcatacaaaatacttaacctctgccttgccaggcaggattaaccactgcaatatccctatgtcctatcagaaccatgttgtgtaatgggattacatgcaggtgggacgtattcgcaaaccctacctcgccattgcatcggcgagggtgttgcacagtgatgtcacagtacagagataatacacacagtgatgtcacagtacagagataatacacacagtgatctcacagtacaaggataatacacacagtgatgtcacagtacagggataatacacacagtgacgtcacagtacagggataatatacacagtgatgtcacagtacagggataatatacacagtgatgtcacagtacagagataatacacacagtgatgtcacagtacagggataatacacaaagtgatgtcacagtacagaggtaatacacacagaggtgtcacagtacaggtataatacacatagtgatgtctcagcacaggaataatatacacagtgatgtcacagtacaggtataatacacacagtgatgtcacagtacagggataatacacacagcgatgtcacagtacagggataatgcacacagtgatgtcacagtacagggataatgcacacagtgatgtcacagtacagggataatacccacagtgatgtcacagcacaggaataatatacacagtgatgtcacagtacagggataatatacacagtgatttcacaataAGTATGTACAATAATGTTCCAGAACAAATATGATACACACCATTATTCTAAAGCAATGCATCATACTGTATAGGAGAAATAAGTAACAGAACAAGGGAACAATGGAAGTTCAGTTTTCAATACTCCATATTGATTATAGTCTACATCTGGCCTTTATGTTCAAACATTCAAAGACCCTATCGCTGCAATTCTGCAAACTCTGGTAGTTATGTAGCTTTATGTAATCCTGTATCTGTAGTCCTGACTCCCACAGACACTACATTACTCTTATCATCATATGAATGGATCACTGACACCTTAATATATACTTAAAATATAGTCTAAGGGATATTGGGGGCATTAGACATACACAGTCTCAGTGCCATTTCAACACAAATGATAATTTTAGGAAATTCAGccaaagcaagcagagatacaTAATCTTAACACCTACGTACCTGGTGGTGATGGCTCATTTAAAATAACCAGGGACGCCGGCGTTGGCCTTCTCTTTCTGATCTGTTCAAAACGCAAAAGTAAACAATTGCATCTTTAGTCATTTAGATCAGAAACTCATCGCCCTTCCAATAGATGACAACATAGATGCTGTAAAATGCCTGCTCAGCCTATGTAGGGTACAACCTGTAATATGGGGGTACATTAGATTCCATCGCATTCTAAAATAGTGAACGATCATCGCCTAAATGTCCGGTCATAGTGCACCTGTCTCATTTCACACAATGTCAATGCTATATATAAAATTGAGAAGAATTGAATAAGAATGTAGTATATTGTAAAATGATATGTGTCCTGTTCACATGAGGAGTGAAACAATAGTTCTGTGAAACAATGAGTTCTGTCCTGTTGAGCTTTAGTGGCCCTAATAGACCTGGATAGATATATTTGAGAAAATTAAGACAAAAAACATACTGGAAAATGGtgcaatttttttgttgttgaaagATTCATGTTCCATCTATCACGTTACACATTTTCCATCATGTGACCAGGACACATACAAGCTCCCAATTTGTTGTCACTGAATGGAAACATTCATTATTGCTTATGTTCAGTGGTTTGCTCATTTGATGAGCATACAGAAGACTGGTTgtctatccattatctatctatcatctatctatctatatatcatctactatcaatctatctatttatctatttaaatatctatctatcaatcatctactaTCTATAAATATTTCCTCTgtctttatctatctattatttatttctatctatctatctatcaataatctattacctacctatctatctatctatctatctctatctatctatctatctatcaatcatctactaTCTATAAATATTTCCTCTGTCTTTATCTATGATctatttgtatctatctatcatctatatatatgtatctatatatctatctacatatctatcaggGCTCTGTCAGTAAGTCGCTTTGCACTGCTTTTTTCAGAATAGATTTTTATCAACTGGATGCAAAGCTTttctattgaatgacagcaagcagagattttaaaCATAGCAAGGAATTGGAAAATGTATCAACTCTATTATACATAGTTAAAACAATATTGGCTGAAACCTATTTCTATTTATTAACAATTTTGTTATGCATTTTATTCATAACATAATCCTACAGAATGCACGttcaccagtaagtaatgtacctgtACACACATCTTATACTTAGGTGTACACGTGTGTTCCACAATCAAATGTGCCAGAGTATCACATATAAAACACCTGTAGCAAGATGAtttctgtaatattatattatatttagtgCTTATCTTGGTTGTCGTTTACTTGATATAACATTTGcctaaaaatgctaaaaatgaaatttttaagACTGATAAAGGCAATGTAGGTGTCGTAGAGGTTGTGTTGGCCAATCTTATAATGATAGAGAACAGGATATGGGAAATCCTGCTGTATGGGATACGGGAATCTGCTTTCAGGAATGTAAGGAGACGTGAAGAGTAAGAGTCTGTAGTATGACTAGACATGTAACCTAGATTAGTGCTTATggaaatttccattttttacggGACAGGACAAATGATTTAGGTAAACAGATGCCATTGCCCCGCGTTGTATTCACCACGGTTCAACAAATTTCCCATGTTCCTCGTCTGTTCTAGCAAGTCTACGAGATTTTCTTGTCTACATGGCTTTGGTGGTGGTCCACGTTCTCAGCCAACCCCTCATGGCTGACAAACAGGATGGAAaacatatgtttaaaaaaaaatgtatgatttcTCTACCCTTTTATTTCTGGAAACCATAATTTGAAAGGAAATTTAGACCTCCACTTTTTATGAATATTACATgtaaaaacatacaataaaaagTGCATAGTCATATAAGtacaggtggtctcctacttaagcatacccgacttacagacgacacgtagttacagacagacccctgtgaactttactcccagactgcaatgatcagctgtaaggagtctgtaatgaagttttagtgataataatccttggtcccatcatAGGCaacaaatttgaaaatccaattgtcactgggacaaaaaaaattttttgtctggaactacaattataaaatatacagttctgacttacataaaaattcaacttaagtacaaacccaaggaacctatcttgtatgtaacccggcgactgcctgtattagtgtttattataatgtaaaataataaatttacAAAATATAAACGCATATTGTTAAACGTCGCAGCAAAGCAATGTAATAACTTGGACTCATtagaaatatttaaatatataaaataaaaaatgttttataattaTTAGGTAAATTCTCTGTTGTTTTACCTGTTCAGAGGCCTCTGGATCCAACTGACTCTGAAATAATGGCACAGCAAACTGTATCTTTTTGGGACTGTTGGGTTCCATATTGTACTGATGGTGATTGGAAGAATGATTGAAAAAACTGACACCCCCCGGTTGAAGCCGCGCAGTCCAAGTATCTAGCCCCCGGCAAACGTTTTTAAGATGCCTCTCAATGCAGTTTGGTGATAGCTGTATTTTCTTCCTTATCAAGTGCTGCCGCATGAAAAGAGCAACTCCCTTATTCCACATCAATAGCAGTTCTTGTAACtggctcgttttttttttttctccagtccTTCAGATCCTCTCCGCACAAAGCTGAAGGAACAATAAGCTAATTGTGCACCAGTTTTGCTTCTGCACATGCCAGGGATTCACTCAGAGCCTAATTGAAAATGCATCGCTAGCCC
This window contains:
- the PPP1R1C gene encoding protein phosphatase 1 regulatory subunit 1C; this encodes MWNKGVALFMRQHLIRKKIQLSPNCIERHLKNVCRGLDTWTARLQPGGVSFFNHSSNHHQYNMEPNSPKKIQFAVPLFQSQLDPEASEQIRKRRPTPASLVILNEPSPPEINDNRTSGTHEENVSPKQRKQSVYSAPAMKGINSQSKSLIYTDDKEQALTERTELLTRPKRKDTPYHLDLPFFPGVTQMKKQEASPFLEEEENAEDDDECDH